In Candidatus Aegiribacteria sp., the DNA window GATTTCGTCTCCAATTAGACGGGATCGAGGGTATCACGAATGGAAACTGACTATGGTCATGAATGCCGGACAGGAGTATTATTGCCAGGAAATTTTATGAAACTGAATCCCCGTCCCGGAGTCATTGTGGAGGAACTTGAATGCCAGAACAGTCACCTGAAGTCGTCAGCGTTCATGACCTCAGAAAATCTTACGGTGATGTAAAGGCCGTTGACGGTATAAGCTTCTCAGTGATCAAGGGTGAGATCTTCGGAATCGTAGGTCCGAACGGTGCAGGCAAGACAACTACGATGGACTGTATCGTCGGTATGAAGAAATCTGATTCGGGTTCTCTGAGCGTTCTGGGACTGGACCCTATTAAACAGGGGCTGAAGCTTCGTCAGAGACTCGGTATACAGCAGCAGGAATCTGAGTTGCCGGACAGGATCAGAGTCCGCGAAACAATGGAACTCTTTTCTTCCTTCTACAACAGAACACTCGAATGGAGGGATATCCTCGATCATCTCGCTCTGATGGATAAATCCGAGGCTTATTTCTCCGATCTTTCCGGAGGACAGAAGAGAAGGCTCTTTGTAGCTCTGGCATTGATAGGAGACCCCGAGATCCTCTTCCTGGATGAACTGACAAGCGGTCTAGATCCACAGGCACGAAGGATAATCTGGAAACTTGTCACAAGGCTCAGGGATGAGGGCAGAACTATCTTCCTCTCAACTCATTACATGGATGAAGCTGAAAAACTGTGTGACAGAGTTGCGATAATCGATAAAGGCAGAATAATAGCGCTCGATACCCCGGATGAACTGATCTCGTCGCTTGGATTTGGCATCAGGGTCATCTTCACTGCATCGGGAGATTTTTCAGAATCAACACTGAATGAAATCTCCGGTATTCTTTCCGTCGAGAGGGATGGAGACAGGATCACATGCACGATCCGAGACAGCAGTGTCGTACTGGAGATTGTGAAGAAACTCATACGTCTGG includes these proteins:
- a CDS encoding ABC transporter ATP-binding protein, which produces MPEQSPEVVSVHDLRKSYGDVKAVDGISFSVIKGEIFGIVGPNGAGKTTTMDCIVGMKKSDSGSLSVLGLDPIKQGLKLRQRLGIQQQESELPDRIRVRETMELFSSFYNRTLEWRDILDHLALMDKSEAYFSDLSGGQKRRLFVALALIGDPEILFLDELTSGLDPQARRIIWKLVTRLRDEGRTIFLSTHYMDEAEKLCDRVAIIDKGRIIALDTPDELISSLGFGIRVIFTASGDFSESTLNEISGILSVERDGDRITCTIRDSSVVLEIVKKLIRLDTALDDFRTERTTLEDVFLAVTGKEVRN